In Vitis vinifera cultivar Pinot Noir 40024 chromosome 11, ASM3070453v1, a genomic segment contains:
- the LOC100257586 gene encoding ninja-family protein mc410 isoform X1, producing the protein MEDENGLELSLGLSCGGSSIKSKGKNGVPSDTRAEEVDRGNTLTDDFKNFLNPGTQKQDSSTGSQRSDPVKPQENFFSNFPKAAVEADASMNLNGRGLWAANNNRSPEVEEEKRPELGNKRKMLFDEVNHQKKHDREVHHADLHEKTKTSHISITTEDGSTAENEDVAESEVDVSTSRLASHPDDGSKRFVGAGGSSEVAKEVHGVTDSSAVDLQGQKRFNFSSENEFKRNLAYCVPFPVQSVNINVPYSLHAKESNPVGAPGTSGYSLPGMMQVMPPANNERAGIQPVNTGNLPLMFGYSPVQLPMLDKNNSWGVASHSQQFHPPYAGKGPPNSDKHNDGLKISQAAVQAIPHNSPEASHYDGRALELTKGDGKQHPTEEGSSCQTEDDVKGNNVIFRSKDGTDQAITEVFSYESSAIRPGIAADMKFGGSGSHPNLPWVSTTGSNGKTISGVTYRYSRDQIRIVCACHGSHMSPEEFVQHASEEHANPETGTGLAPFPSSNPATSAQS; encoded by the exons ATGGAAGATGAGAATGGACTTGAGCTTAGCCTGGGTCTATCTTGTGGTGGATCCTCTATCAAATCAAAAGGTAAAAATGGTGTCCCATCGGATACCAGGGCAGAGGAAGTTGATAGGGGAAACACATTAACGGATGATTTCAAAAATTTCCTTAATCCTGGCACCCAGAAACAGGACTCAAGCACTGGTTCCCAGAGAAGTGATCCAGTGAAACCTCAGGAGAACTTCTTTAGCAACTTTCCAAAGGCTGCTGTTGAAGCAGATGCTTCCATGAACTTGAATGGGAGAGGACTTTGGGCTGCAAACAATAATAGGTCTCCTGAAGTTGAGGAAGAAAAAAGGCCAGAGTTAGGTAATAAACgtaaaatgttatttgatgAGGTAAACCATCAAAAGAAGCATGACAGAGAGGTGCACCATGCTGATTTACACGAGAAGACAAAAACGTCACACATTTCCATAACAACTGAAGACGGTTCAACTGCTGAAAATGAAGATGTTGCGGAGTCTGAGGTTGATGTTTCAACCTCAAGGCTGGCTTCACACCCTGATGATGGCTCCAAACGATTCGTTGGAGCTGGTGGCTCTTCTGAGGTCGCAAAGGAGGTTCATGGGGTTACTGATTCTAGTGCTGTAGACTTGCAAGGGCAAAAGAGGTTTAACTTTTCATCAGAAAATGAGTTCAAGCGGAACCTGGCCTATTGTGTTCCTTTCCCAGTCCAATCAGTAAATATCAATGTGCCTTATTCGTTACATGCAAAGGAGTCCAACCCTGTAGGTGCACCCGGCACATCAGGCTATTCATTACCAGGTATGATGCAGGTAATGCCTCCTGCAAATAATGAGCGAGCAGGGATCCAGCCTGTGAACACTGGAAACCTTCCACTGATGTTTGGCTATTCACCTGTCCAGCTTCCAATGTTGGATAAGAACAATTCGTGGGGGGTGGCTTCTCATTCTCAACAGTTCCACCCTCCCTATGCTGGCAAGGGTCCACCAAACTCTGATAAACATAATGATGGATTGAAGATATCTCAAG CTGCAGTGCAAGCAATTCCACATAATTCACCTGAAGCTTCACATTATGATGGGAGGGCATTAGAACTGACCAAAGGTGATGGGAAACAGCATCCCACAGAAGAGGGCTCCTCTTGTCAAACAGAAGATGATGTGAAGGGAAACAATGTGATCTTTAGGTCAAAGGATGGCACTGATCAAGCAATAACAGAAGTTTTCTCCTATGAAAGTTCAGCTATAAGACCTGGCATTGCTGCAGATATGAAATTCGGGGGATCTGGTTCCCACCCAAATCTACCATGGGTTTCCACAACAGGTTCAAATGGTAAGACAATTTCTGGTGTTACCTATAGATATAGCAGAGACCAAATCAGGATTGTCTGTGCTTGTCATGGGTCTCACATGTCCCCCGAAGAGTTTGTTCAGCATGCTAGTGAAGAGCATGCCAATCCAGAGACTGGCACTGGTTTAGCACCATTTCCCAGTAGCAATCCTGCCACTTCAGCTCAAAGTTGA
- the LOC100257586 gene encoding ninja-family protein mc410 isoform X2, with protein sequence MEDENGLELSLGLSCGGSSIKSKGKNGVPSDTRAEEVDRGNTLTDDFKNFLNPGTQKQDSSTGSQRSDPVKPQENFFSNFPKAAVEADASMNLNGRGLWAANNNRSPEVEEEKRPELGNKRKMLFDEVNHQKKHDREVHHADLHEKTKTSHISITTEDGSTAENEDVAESEVDVSTSRLASHPDDGSKRFVGAGGSSEVAKEVHGVTDSSAVDLQGQKRFNFSSENEFKRNLAYCVPFPVQSVNINVPYSLHAKESNPVGAPGTSGYSLPGMMQVMPPANNERAGIQPVNTGNLPLMFGYSPVQLPMLDKNNSWGVASHSQQFHPPYAGKGPPNSDKHNDGLKISQVQAIPHNSPEASHYDGRALELTKGDGKQHPTEEGSSCQTEDDVKGNNVIFRSKDGTDQAITEVFSYESSAIRPGIAADMKFGGSGSHPNLPWVSTTGSNGKTISGVTYRYSRDQIRIVCACHGSHMSPEEFVQHASEEHANPETGTGLAPFPSSNPATSAQS encoded by the exons ATGGAAGATGAGAATGGACTTGAGCTTAGCCTGGGTCTATCTTGTGGTGGATCCTCTATCAAATCAAAAGGTAAAAATGGTGTCCCATCGGATACCAGGGCAGAGGAAGTTGATAGGGGAAACACATTAACGGATGATTTCAAAAATTTCCTTAATCCTGGCACCCAGAAACAGGACTCAAGCACTGGTTCCCAGAGAAGTGATCCAGTGAAACCTCAGGAGAACTTCTTTAGCAACTTTCCAAAGGCTGCTGTTGAAGCAGATGCTTCCATGAACTTGAATGGGAGAGGACTTTGGGCTGCAAACAATAATAGGTCTCCTGAAGTTGAGGAAGAAAAAAGGCCAGAGTTAGGTAATAAACgtaaaatgttatttgatgAGGTAAACCATCAAAAGAAGCATGACAGAGAGGTGCACCATGCTGATTTACACGAGAAGACAAAAACGTCACACATTTCCATAACAACTGAAGACGGTTCAACTGCTGAAAATGAAGATGTTGCGGAGTCTGAGGTTGATGTTTCAACCTCAAGGCTGGCTTCACACCCTGATGATGGCTCCAAACGATTCGTTGGAGCTGGTGGCTCTTCTGAGGTCGCAAAGGAGGTTCATGGGGTTACTGATTCTAGTGCTGTAGACTTGCAAGGGCAAAAGAGGTTTAACTTTTCATCAGAAAATGAGTTCAAGCGGAACCTGGCCTATTGTGTTCCTTTCCCAGTCCAATCAGTAAATATCAATGTGCCTTATTCGTTACATGCAAAGGAGTCCAACCCTGTAGGTGCACCCGGCACATCAGGCTATTCATTACCAGGTATGATGCAGGTAATGCCTCCTGCAAATAATGAGCGAGCAGGGATCCAGCCTGTGAACACTGGAAACCTTCCACTGATGTTTGGCTATTCACCTGTCCAGCTTCCAATGTTGGATAAGAACAATTCGTGGGGGGTGGCTTCTCATTCTCAACAGTTCCACCCTCCCTATGCTGGCAAGGGTCCACCAAACTCTGATAAACATAATGATGGATTGAAGATATCTCAAG TGCAAGCAATTCCACATAATTCACCTGAAGCTTCACATTATGATGGGAGGGCATTAGAACTGACCAAAGGTGATGGGAAACAGCATCCCACAGAAGAGGGCTCCTCTTGTCAAACAGAAGATGATGTGAAGGGAAACAATGTGATCTTTAGGTCAAAGGATGGCACTGATCAAGCAATAACAGAAGTTTTCTCCTATGAAAGTTCAGCTATAAGACCTGGCATTGCTGCAGATATGAAATTCGGGGGATCTGGTTCCCACCCAAATCTACCATGGGTTTCCACAACAGGTTCAAATGGTAAGACAATTTCTGGTGTTACCTATAGATATAGCAGAGACCAAATCAGGATTGTCTGTGCTTGTCATGGGTCTCACATGTCCCCCGAAGAGTTTGTTCAGCATGCTAGTGAAGAGCATGCCAATCCAGAGACTGGCACTGGTTTAGCACCATTTCCCAGTAGCAATCCTGCCACTTCAGCTCAAAGTTGA
- the LOC132254656 gene encoding secreted RxLR effector protein 161-like → MQKIPYASAVGSLMYAQVCTRPDIAYIVGMLGRYLSNPGMDHWRAAKRVMRYLQRTKEYMLTYRRLDQLELIGYSDSDFAGCQDSRRSTSGYIYLLAGGAISWRSAKQTLVTSSTMEAEFVACYEASNQGIWLRNFVTGLRVLDVFELACGDGQICGLLLIGGLCVNLIGPRLVTEKPEEKNEKQTKMLALALLL, encoded by the exons ATGCAGAAGATTCCTTACGCTTCGGCTGTGGGGAGTCTaatgtatgctcaagtatgtacacgtccggatattgcgtacattgttggcATGTTAGGCAGATATCTAAGTAACCCTGGAATGGATCATTGGAGAGCAGCCAAGAGGGTTATGAGATATTTACAGAGAACAAAAGAGTACATGCTTACATATAGGAGATTGGATCAGTTAGAGTTGATTGGGTATTCCGACTCCGACTTTGCTGGATGCCAAGACAGTAGAAGATCCACATCAGGCTATATTTATCTGTTGGCTGGTGGAGCAATTTCATGGAGGTCTGCCAAACAGACACTCGTAACTTCATCCACCATGGAAGCAGAGTTTGTAGCATGTTATGAGGCATCCAATCAAGGAATATGGCTACGAAATTTTGTCACTGGGCTGCGTGTTCTGGATG TCTTTGAGCTTGCATGTGGGGATGGGCAGATCTGTGGGTTGCTTTTAATTGGTGGGCTTTGTGTGAATTTGATCGGCCCTcgtttggttactgagaaaccggaggaaaaaaatgaaaaacaaacgAAAATGTTGGCTCTTGCTCTTctcttgtga
- the LOC104880640 gene encoding uncharacterized protein LOC104880640, with amino-acid sequence MLNGTNFKDWKENMMILLGCMDIDLALRMPKPDELNEQSTQEDDVYWGKWERSNRLSLMIMKRGIPEAFRGAVTDEVTNASDFLAEIQKRFAKNDKAETSTLLASLISMKYKGKGNVREYIMEMSHLASKLKALKLELSDDLLVHLVLISLPAQFNQFKVSYNCQKDKWTLNELISFCVQEEERLKQDKTESAHLASTSKDKGKRKNKDNKVAASNGPEQKKQKVEVTCFFYNKPGHTKKECTKYAAWRVKKGLPELPKTK; translated from the exons ATGTTAAATGGGACTAATTTTAAGGACTGGAAAGAGAATATGATGATTCTCTTAGGCTGCATGGATATAGACTTAGCCTTGAGAATGCCCAAACCCGATGAACTCAATGAGCAAAGTACTCAAGAGGATGATGTTTATTGGGGTAAGTGGGAACGTTCAAATAGGCTAAGTCTTATGATCATGAAGCGCGGCATTCCAGAAGCTTTCAGGGGTGCGGTAACCGATGAGGTTACTAATGCCAGTGACTTCCTTGCGGAAATTCAGAAGCGTTTTGCCAAAAACGATAAGGCTGAAACGAGCACGCTTTTAGCAAGCTTGATTTCAATGAAGTATAAAGGCAAGGGTAATGTTCGGGAGTACATCATGGAGATGTCTCATCTTGCTTCAAAACTTAAGGCTTTGAAACTCGAGTTATCTGATGATTTACTCGTGCATTTGGTTCTCATCTCTCTTCCTgcacaatttaatcaattcaagGTCAGTTATAACTGTCAAAAGGATAAATGGACTCTTAATGAGCTTATTTCATTCtgtgtgcaagaggaagagagattgaagcaagaCAAGACCGAAAGTGCTCATCTGGCTAGCACTTCGAAGGATAAGGGCAAACGAAAGAATAAGGATAATAAGGTTGCTGCTTCTAATGGTCcagaacaaaagaaacagaaagttgAGGTAACATGTTTCTTCTATAATAAGCCTGGACATACTAAGAAGGAATGTACCAAGTATGCTGCTTGGCGTGTTAAGAAAG GGTTGCCTGAGTTACCGAAAACCAAGTGA
- the LOC100244010 gene encoding E3 ubiquitin-protein ligase ATL42: MNRWSSIIWFLLSGLLFNVESQAAPGQENFSSQDAVTAFKPSLAVVIGILAVMFLLTFILLVYAKLCHRASNSDRENQQGLTRSESRFSGIDKTVIESLPFFRFCSLKGSKEGLECAVCLSKFEDIEILRLLPKCKHAFHIDCVDQWLEKHSSCPLCRHKVSAEDLAILTYSNSLRFLWNQSELRENSNLELFVQREEDHHGSSRFSIGSSFRKVEKGVKEEESVLIQEEEDDNDDEKILHKINHKIIVSDVVLKNRWSSVSSSDLMYLNSELVHAMSSDRFASLDSNNSAMGRPIEDWEVMKIKEEIERKRIFESRVSRINHSNPVSSSGLPSTSKTEANSGHASRFLHPTEKRSMSEITACSRYADFSTKNRIRESSLAQNNIKEERMRRLWLPIARRTVEWFANREGSQQSQNTKQAPDV, encoded by the coding sequence ATGAATCGGTGGAGTTCGATTATCTGGTTTCTGCTTTCTGGGTTATTGTTCAATGTTGAATCACAGGCTGCCCCAGGACAGGAGAACTTCTCTTCACAAGATGCTGTTACTGCTTTTAAACCAAGCCTTGCTGTGGTGATTGGAATCCTGGCTGTGATGTTTTTGTTAACATTTATTCTTCTTGTGTATGCAAAACTCTGTCACAGGGCGTCGAACAGTGATCGGGAAAATCAGCAGGGGCTTACCAGATCAGAGTCTCGGTTTTCTGGAATCGACAAAACTGTAATTGAGTCACTTCCTTTCTTCAGATTCTGTTCGCTTAAAGGGTCAAAGGAAGGGCTTGAATGTGCAGTCTGCCTATCAAAATTTGAAGACATAGAAATTCTCAGGCTGTTGCCTAAGTGCAAACATGCCTTCCACATTGACTGTGTTGATCAGTGGCTTGAGAAGCATTCAAGCTGCCCTCTTTGTAGGCACAAGGTCAGCGCCGAGGACCTTGCAATCTTAACGTATTCGAATAGTTTGAGGTTCTTATGGAACCAGTCTGAGCTAAGAGAGAACTCAAATTTGGAGCTCTTTGTTCAAAGAGAGGAAGATCATCATGGGTCTTCCAGGTTCAGCATTGGAAGCAGCTTTAGGAAGGTTGAAAAGGGTGTGAAGGAAGAAGAATCAGTACTAatccaagaagaagaagatgataatgatgatgaaaaaaTCTTGCACAAAATCAATCACAAGATTATTGTATCCGATGTTGTCCTCAAGAACAGATGGAGCAGTGTGAGCTCTTCAGACTTGATGTATCTGAATTCAGAACTGGTTCATGCCATGTCAAGCGATAGATTTGCTTCTTTGGATTCAAACAACTCCGCAATGGGAAGACCAATTGAGGACTGGGAAGTCATGAAGATCAAGGAGGAAATAGAGAGGAAGAGAATTTTCGAAAGCAGGGTCAGTAGAATCAACCATAGCAACCCAGTTTCATCTTCAGGCCTTCCTTCTACTTCAAAAACTGAAGCAAACTCAGGTCATGCTTCACGCTTCTTGCATCCCACCGAAAAGAGATCAATGTCAGAGATCACAGCTTGTTCAAGATACGCAGATTTCAGTACAAAGAATAGAATTAGGGAGTCTTCTTTAGCTCAAAATAACATAAAGGAGGAGAGAATGAGGCGGCTTTGGTTGCCAATTGCAAGAAGAACAGTTGAATGGTTTGCCAATAGAGAAGGGTCTCAACAGTCTCAAAACACAAAACAGGCACCAGATGTATGA
- the LOC100262713 gene encoding sugar transport protein 14, with protein sequence MAGGAFEDTEAAKRAHLYEYKITGYFIFSCIVAASGGALFGYDLGVSGGVTSMDDFLKRFFPKVYRRKQEHLKETDYCKYESQILTLFTSSLYFAGLVSTFAASHVTRKKGRKASILVGSISFFLGAVLNAAAVNIAMLIIGRILLGVGIGFGNQAVPLYLSEMSPAKIRGAVNQLFQLSTCLGILVANFINYETDKLHPWGWRLSLGLATVPATVMFLGGLALPETPNSLVEQGKFEEARKVLEKVRGTSKIEAEFADLVDASKAAQAIKHPFRNLLKRRNRPQLIIGALGIPAFQQLTGMNSILFYAPVIFQSLGFGSNASLYSSLITSGALVLASLISMAFVDRWGRRKFFLEAGCEMICYMVAVAITLALEFGQGKTLPKGTSYFLVIIISLFVLAYGRSWGPLGWLVPSELFPLETRSAGQSMVVCVNLFFTALIAQCFLVSLCHLRYGIFLVFAGLIIIMSCFIYFLLPETKQVPIEEVCYLWSKHPIWKKIVGDEPRTEGKSAEN encoded by the exons ATGGCAGGCGGTGCATTTGAGGATACAGAGGCTGCAAAAAGGGCCCATCTCTATGAGTATAAGATTACAGGCTATTTCATCTTTTCTTGCATTGTTGCAGCTTCTGGGGGAGCTCTTTTTGGATATGATCTTGGTGTTTCtg GTGGGGTGACTTCCATGGATGATTTCTTGAAGCGCTTCTTTCCAAAAGTGTACAGGAGGAAGCAAGAACATCTCAAAGAGACAGATTACTGTAAATATGAGAGCCAGATCCTTACACTCTTCACATCTTCTTTATACTTTGCTGGCCTTGTTTCCACCTTTGCTGCTTCCCATGTGACCAGAAAAAAAGGCAGGAAAGCCTCAATACTTGTTGGGTCCATTAGCTTCTTTTTAGGAGCAGTCCTCAATGCTGCTGCAGTGAACATTGCTATGCTGATCATTGGAAGAATTCTCCTTGGGGTAGGCATTGGATTTGGTAACCAG GCGGTTCCTCTGTATCTTTCAGAAATGTCACCTGCTAAAATCCGAGGAGCAGTGAACCAGCTTTTCCAACTATCAACCTGCTTAGGGATCTTAGTAgccaattttataaattatgaaaCTGATAAATTGCATCCATGGGGTTGGAGATTATCTCTTGGTTTAGCCACAGTCCCTGCAACTGTAATGTTTCTTGGGGGTCTTGCTCTTCCTGAGACCCCAAACAGTCTTGTAGAGCAAGGCAAATTTGAAGAAGCAAGAAAGGTATTGGAGAAAGTCAGAGGAACATCGAAAATTGAAGCCGAGTTTGCTGATCTTGTTGATGCGAGCAAAGCAGCACAAGCCATAAAGCATCCGTTCAGGAACCTCCTGAAGCGAAGAAATCGTCCCCAGTTGATAATAGGGGCTTTGGGAATCCCAGCTTTTCAGCAGCTCACTGGCATGAACTCCATTCTCTTCTATGCTCCTGTGATATTTCAGAGCTTGGGTTTCGGTTCTAATGCATCTCTGTATTCATCTCTAATAACCAGTGGAGCACTGGTTCTTGCTTCATTAATATCAATGGCATTTGTAGATAGGTGGGGTAGAAGAAAGTTCTTTTTGGAGGCAGGTTGTGAAATGATATGCTATATG GTGGCTGTGGCCATTACTCTGGCCCTGGAGTTTGGACAAGGAAAAACGCTTCCCAAAGGAACTAGCTACTTCTTAGTGATCATAATCTCTCTCTTTGTGTTGGCTTATGGAAGGTCTTGGGGCCCTCTGGGGTGGCTGGTCCCTAGCGAGCTCTTCCCCTTGGAGACCAGGTCAGCTGGGCAGAGTATGGTGGTCTGTGTCAATCTCTTCTTCACAGCTCTCATTGCTCAGTGTTTCCTGGTGTCTCTATGTCACCTCCGATATGGGATTTTCTTGGTCTTTGCTGGCTTAATTATCATAATGAGCTGCTTCATTTACTTCCTCCTGCCAGAAACAAAGCAGGTTCCAATTGAAGAGGTATGTTACCTCTGGTCCAAGCACCCAATCTGGAAGAAAATAGTAGGGGATGAGCCACGGACCGAAGGCAAGTCAGCTGAGAATTAA